A window of Hevea brasiliensis isolate MT/VB/25A 57/8 chromosome 14, ASM3005281v1, whole genome shotgun sequence contains these coding sequences:
- the LOC131172762 gene encoding YTH domain-containing protein ECT4-like produces MLNRVNLGFYRLTIAAGTELEKRILSYSVAFHGMLLLIPKSIMDPSHNWMIMVIFKQMDLICVSVDHIRGAIRQWITSLLFTCFNPYASGAVVGVDGQSVGQQAYFSSRGYLPHPVFYGSEAMPCYSWDSAYFSDVSNGNTGSQNGKYGSASTFAKSSGFNSMKSNDNTAGKSKLILKFVVLVSALGSDFSAGLSKGYHPVGNLPPFSIQKHGPFPHNCPMNYRQNGRIWNGNDRNKSGDRFYKNSDFETSNELTSGPRGSNKFPSLETAVKEDLGITVQRDQYNKPDFETKYADAKFYVIKSYNEDDIHKSIKYDVWASTPNGNKKLDAAFHEAEQRS; encoded by the exons ATGCTAAATC GTGTTAACTTGGGCTTTTATCGATTGACGATTGCCGCTGGAACAGAACTTGAGAAACGTATCCTCTCTTATTCAGTTGCTTTTCACGGGATGCTACTTCTAATACCAAAG AGTATAATGGATCCTTCACACAATTGGATGATCATGGTTATTTTCAAGCAGATGGATCTCATATG TGTATCGGTTGATCACATCAGGGGTGCAATCAGACAATGGATCACTAGTCTATTATTTACCTGCTTTAATCCATATGCTTCTGGGGCAGTGGTTGGGGTAGATGGGCAAAGTGTTGGTCAACAAGCATATTTTTCTTCACGTGGATACCTTCCACATCCTGTTTTCTATGGATCAGAAGCCATGCCTTGCTATTCATGGGATTCAGCATATTTTAGTGATGTCTCAAATGGCAATACTGGTTCTCAAAATGGAAAATATGGATCAGCTTCTACTTTTGCCAAGTCCAGTGGTTTTAACTCTATGAAGTCTAATGACAATACTGCTGGAAAATCAA AATTGATTTTGAAGTTTGTTGTGCTT GTGTCTGCATTGGGTTCTGATTTCTCAGCAGGTCTCTCGAAAGGATACCATCCTGTAGGAAATTTGCCTCCTTTTTCTATCCAAAAACATGGTCCATTCCCGCATAATTGTCCTATGAACTATAGACAGAACGGAAGGATATGGAATGGAAATGATAGAAATAAATCTGGAGACAGATTCTATAAAAACAGTgattttgaaacctcaaatgaacTAACTTCTGGTCCTAGGGGCTCTAACAAATTTCCTTCTCTGGAGACTGCTGTCAAGGAAGACTTGGGAATCACTGTACAAAGAGATCAGTATAACAAACCAGATTTTGAAACTAAGTACGCAGATGCTAAGTTCTATGTTATCAAATCTTACAATGAAGATGACATTCATAAGAGCATTAAATATGATGTATGGGCAAGCACTCCAAATGGCAATAAGAAGTTAGATGCAGCATTCCATGAAGCAGAACAGAGATCTTGA